A single region of the Manihot esculenta cultivar AM560-2 chromosome 12, M.esculenta_v8, whole genome shotgun sequence genome encodes:
- the LOC110627919 gene encoding zinc finger protein MAGPIE, giving the protein MLEKMAEEAILSNGFVENPVGGSNPPAVKKKRNLPGTPDPEAEVIALSPKTLMATNRFLCEICGKGFQRDQNLQLHRRGHNLPWKLKQRTTKEVRKRVYVCPEKTCVHHHPSRALGDLTGIKKHFCRKHGEKKWKCEKCSKRYAVQSDWKAHSKTCGTREYKCDCGTLFSRRDSFITHRAFCDALAEETARLNAAANINSFAAAATSFNYHQLMGSPIGPNMAQHFSSIFKPISTNDQTMDQTRSGLSLWVSQGSQGHHEVIGNNSIQEIHQLGSMGSSSGAIYCNPLVSSSNPSPSDHYQLNWPVFGNKLSSSNAHEELRSTSSLPLNNVKEATEVQLVSVPSLYSNQQQSHQITSVANMSATALLLKAAQIGATSTDPSFLGSFGLKCSSNNQVHQEAGNKFCGLYGSNPISTGAINLACDMENSAGNDVSSLNELQIYPTAKRQKLQISDHQDGAAGGQTRDFLGVGAQQAICHPSSINGWI; this is encoded by the exons ATGTTAGAGAAGATGGCTGAAGAAGCAATCTTAAGTAATGGTTTTGTTGAAAACCCAGTTGGTGGATCTAATCCTCCTGCtgtaaagaagaagagaaacctCCCAGGAACCCCAG ATCCTGAAGCCGAAGTCATAGCTTTGTCACCAAAAACTCTCATGGCAACAAACAGATTCTTGTGTGAAATATGTGGCAAAGGCTTCCAAAGAGATCAGAATCTTCAACTTCATCGCCGTGGACACAACCTTCCATGGAAGCTAAAGCAGAGGACTACTAAAGAAGTAAGAAAACGAGTCTACGTCTGCCCAGAAAAGACTTGTGTCCATCACCACCCTTCTAGGGCTCTTGGAGACCTAACTGGTATAAAGAAGCACTTCTGCAGAAAACATGGGGAGAAGAAGTGGAAGTGCGAGAAGTGTTCAAAGAGATACGCTGTGCAATCTGATTGGAAAGCTCACTCAAAAACCTGTGGCACGAGGGAGTACAAATGTGATTGTGGAACTCTATTTTCTCG GAGAGATAGCTTCATCACTCACAGGGCCTTTTGTGATGCCTTAGCTGAAGAAACAGCAAGACTAAATGCAGCAGCTAACATAAACAGCTTTGCTGCAGCTGCCACAAGCTTCAACTATCATCAGCTTATGGGGTCTCCAATAGGGCCTAACATGGCTCAGCATTTCTCGTCTATTTTCAAGCCAATCTCAACCAATGACCAGACAATGGACCAAACAAGAAGCGGACTCTCCTTGTGGGTGAGCCAAGGATCTCAAGGTCATCATGAAGTAATAGGCAACAATAGTATTCAAGAGATTCACCAACTTGGGTCTATGGGTTCATCATCAGGAGCAATATACTGTAACCCTCTTGTTTCATCCTCAAATCCTTCACCATCTGACCATTATCAGTTAAATTGGCCGGTTTTTGGGAACAAACTCTCTTCAAGCAATGCACATGAAGAGCTAAGAAGCACTAGTTCACTTCCATTAAACAACGTTAAGGAAGCTACAGAAGTTCAACTAGTAAGTGTTCCTTCCTTATATAGCAACCAACAACAGTCGCATCAAATCACTTCAGTAGCAAACATGTCAGCCACAGCTTTACTTCTAAAAGCTGCTCAGATTGGTGCAACTTCAACTGACCCATCATTTCTCGGAAGTTTTGGGTTAAAGTGCAGTAGCAACAATCAAGTTCATCAAGAAGCTGGGAACAAGTTCTGCGGACTGTATGGTTCAAACCCAATAAGCACCGGCGCTATAAATCTCGCATGTGATATGGAAAACTCAGCAGGGAATGACGTTTCCAGCTTGAACGAGCTGCAAATATACCCAACAGCCAAACGCCAAAAATTACAGATCAGCGACCATCAAGATGGTGCAGCAGGAGGGCAAACAAGAGACTTTCTTGGAGTTGGTGCACAACAAGCCATATGCCACCCATCATCAATCAACGGATGGATTTGA